Part of the Carassius carassius chromosome 20, fCarCar2.1, whole genome shotgun sequence genome, gcaaaatgtcaccgggcccactcatcgttttaatcatacactagatctaattatatcgcatggaatcgatcttactgctatagatattgtaccccaatgtgatgatattacagaccatttccttgtatcgtgcatgcagcgtataactgatattaactatatgtctcagcgttaccgtctgggcagaactattgttccagccaccaaagacagattcgcaaataacctgcctgatctatctcaactgctatttgtacccaaaaatacacatgaattagacgaaattactgacaacatgggcactattttctctaatacattagaagctgttgcccccatcaaattgaaaaaggttagagaaaaacgtactgtgccatggtataacagtaatactcactctctcaagaaagtaactcttagtcttgaacgcaaatggagaaaaactaacttggaagttttttaaattgcatggaaaaacagtatgtccaggtatagacaggctctaaaaactgctagggcagagcatatccacaaactcattgaaaataactaaacaatccaaggtttttatttagcacagtggctaaattaacaaattaccagacgccacctgattcaaatattccaccaacgttaaatagtaatgactttatgaatttcttcactgataaaatagataacattagaaatacaatagcgaatgtagattctacagcgtctaacacttcagtttcatccatcgcacccaaagataaactgcagtgctttacaaatataggacaggaagagctaaataaacttatcactgtatctaaaccaacaacatgtttattagatcctgtacccactaaattactaaaagagctgttacctgtagccgaagaaccgcttctcaatatcattaactcgtcgttatctttaggtcacgtcccaaaaccattcaagctggcggttatcaagcctcttattaagaaaccaaaactagatcctagtgtactggcaaattataggcctatttcaaatcttccatttatgtctaaaattttagaaaaagtagtgtctgctcaattgagcaccttcctgcataaaaatgtatctgtatgaagatctgtatgaagaatttcagtcaggttttaggccccaccatagcacagaaactgcaaaattacaaatgacctgcttcttgcatcagatcaaggctgcatctcatttctagtcttacttgatcttagtgctgcgttcgacaccatagatcatgacatactcatagatcgattacaaaactatacaggtattcaagggcaggctctaagatggtttagatcctacctgtccgatcgctaccattttgtttacttaaatggggtgtcatctcatttatcatcagtaaaatatggagtgccacaaggatccgtcctaggtccccttcttttttcaatatacatgttgccccttggtaatattattagaaaatacggaattagcttccactgttatgctgatgatactcagctatatatttcaacgagaccagatgaaacttcccaattatctaagctaacagagtgttaaaaatgtaaaagattggatgacaaataattttctccaattaaattcggataagacagagatattaattattggaccaaaaaacaccacacagaatcttgtagattacaatctgcaactagacggatgtactgttacttcctctacagtcagaaatctgggtgttatattggatagcaatttgtcttttgaaaatcatatttccaatgttacaaaaaccgcattcttccatcttagaaacattgccaagctacgaaacatgttatctgtttctgatgcagaaaagctagttcatgctttcatgacctctagactggactattgtaatggacttctaggtggttgtcctgcttcgtcaataaacaagctacaggtagtccaaaatgcagcagctagagtccttaccaggtcaagaaaatatgatcatattacccaaattttacagtctctgcactggctacctattaagttccgtatcagttacaaattatcattacttacctataaggccctaaatggtttagctcctgcgtacctaactagccttctaccacgctacaacccatcacgcaccctaaggtcacaaaacgctggacttttggtagttcctaggatagcaaagtccactaaaggaggtagagctttttcacatttggctcccaaactctggaatagccttcctgataatgttcggggttcagacacactctctctgtttaaatctagattaaaaacgcatctctttcgccaagcattcgaataatgtatctcttaaattgtgagtgtagttgcatctgcatttttattctttagcttgggttaaactaattttactttgttggatcagcagctatgctaatgatgtctctattttgtttctatgttttgccacgggatttacatcccctggtaactaggatttacacaagctccagtctggatccagaacacctgagaagagatgatgctgaccctcagaggaccccagatgatgctaaccttgaatcaacaaacagaactaacaattattgctacatgtgtgactgcatcctataattactattaattaataatattgatagttcatcatctagctgactacgtcttgcattattattattattatttttatttttctaaaatcctgtcaaacgtgcacaaactactagctactactaaatattgtagaaacataattttctgtaaagttgctttgtaacgatttgtattgtaaaaagcgctatacaaataaacttgaattgaattgaatttaaaattagctttttattacttgtaatgcatGAAAAGTGCACTTagttaatggtttaaaattatttttgagaagCAATAATACTTTTGTATGCGTGTTTGTTCCAGGAGGTTCAATTTAAATCACTCTCTGATGTATTCTGAAATAACTGATGTTGACCTCGATGTGATTACCGACGTTGTGGATGGAAATGACAAGCTGGGATCGGAGGCTGTCAGGGTGCAGTTACGGGCAGATGGAATTCGTGTACAAAGACAAGAGTACGGAGGAGCTTGGTTCGAATTAACCCAAGGGTAGCGCCACAACAGGCCATGTCACAAAGACCACACAGAAGGCTGTACAGTGTTACTGGTCCAAACTCCCTGTGGCACCTAGATGGCAACCACAAATTGATAAGGTAGATAtccgtttcctctgcattgcaaactagacaaaaaaagacaaatatggaaaaaaagtcaaggtaccagcacaataacactctccGTAAGATTTCATCTAATTATCATTAAAGATAAAACCCcagaaaatatttgtaatattgcaCACCCATagtttttatccattcaaagagaTTAACTAAACAAGATTTGTGTATGATGAACCTGTCATAGTTTGTCCCTGGCAAAAAGAAATATCAACTTCATAATTCTGCCCTTTCTAAGGCTAAAGAAAAGTATTGTAGTGGCAGTGTTTTGTGAGTATGGTGTAAACTAAAGAGTTTCTGGAAAAACTCATGCTTTGATTTTGGCTGGTTTTGCAGCAAAAGACAATCAGatgttaaagggatggttgacTGAAATGAAATTAGTCACATGTACTCATTCTTAACTTATTTAACATCTGTATGAGTTTTTCTTTGAacacaatgaattaaaaaatgcagGTAGCTTTCatggtatccaaaaaaaaaaaatactgtgaactTTTTGAAAGTAAGACAATTCAATAACTTGCCGCTTgtcttttaatgtcatttatttatttttctcatgttTTAGATGGAGAATTGTCATTCACGGTGGTATAGATGGCTACAGTcgtcttacagtttttctttgtGCCTCGAACAACAACAACCTCAGCAGCACAGTAATGAATAGCTTTTTGAATGCTGTGGCCAGGTATGgagtcagcggagaccaggacaactagagccccagatacagatcccctgcaaagaccttgtctcagacgaccaccaggacaagaccacaggaaacagatgattcttctgcacaatctgactttgctgcagcctggaattgaactactggtttcgtctggtcagaggagaactggccccccaactgagcctggtttctcccaaggtttttttctccattctgtcaccgatggagtttcggttccttgccgctgtcgcctctggcttgcttagttggggtcacttcatctacagcgatatcgttgacttgattgcaaataaatgcacagacactatttaaactgaacagatatgacatcactgaattcaatgaagaactgcctttagctatcattttgcattattgacacactgctttcctaatgaatgttgttcagttgctttgacacaatctttttttgttttttttgtttaaagcactatataaataaaggtgacttgactttgagtGCCTTCTAGGGTCCGAACAGATCATGGAGGAGTAAACCGTGATGTCTGTGTGATTAATGAACTTTTTCAGGGGCTCACAGAGAGGCAGGTAATAAGAGGCAGGAGCGTTCAGAACCAAAAATTGAGAGGCTCTGGGGTGACGTGGCGGGGATTGACTGTTTATTATAATCTCTTCCACTTCCTGGAGGCTGAAGGTATCTTGGACCTAGATAATGAAATGCATCTCTGGGCTCTTCACCTTGTCTATGTGCTGAGGATCAACAGGCGTTTCTCAGCCTTTACTCGACAGTGGAATAACCATGGGCTGAGAACGGAACAACACCAGACACCCATGCAGATTTTTGATCGGGGCTGCCTGGAACAAAAAGGACAGTGGATCACTGCAATAGAACACAGCAAAAATCAGAGTGTTCCTATAGAGTACCTATAGGAGTTCACTGAACACTGGTTTCAGTGTATATATAGGTCCAAGAGTTCGGTGTTCAGTGAACACtgtaaaaagtgtaaaatatataCTCTCAAAATAGAGTTAAACTTGAACACCTGGAGAGTTAAAATGAACTCTTATAACTAGCACTTTTTGACACCGTTTCAGTGCTTTTGAACACCTGCAGTGTAAACCTAGAACCTTTGCAGAGCTCATTATTTAACACTTTAAGAGTACAACTGTACTCTAAAGctggtactttttttatttacattgtttcAATAGTTTCCTACACCTGTAGTGTAAACCTAGAACCATCAGTGAATGAAAAATACTCCAAGTCAGTGCTTATATGTCTGTTTTATTTAACAGTTCATGGATGTACAAAAAccacaaactcatacaaacacatGTACAGGAACAACATATTGATAATCCCTATCAAAACCATAAGTAGTTTGCAGATCAAACGGCTTAAAGAAGTGCAATTTATCAACTTTAAGCATGGAAACATGATCATTTCCCTGTGTCACATGAAAGGAATGAAAATGCTCTGCAAAACAAAGTGTCTGAAAGTCCTCTGTTACAAGAAAATATTCTCGATTAAATGCAATGATGTCTTTTATCTGACTAAATACAGGCAAATCGTCCTCTTTGTCCGTGCAAACTAAAAGGCCTGGACGATACTCAGTTCCAAAACAAGTGATCCAAGAAGTCAGATCAACTTCACAGTCTAAGTCAACCTGCAGTTCTTCTTCAATCATCTCACCATGTGGCAATTCAATGAGCTGAACAGTTTTTACTGGCCCACAGTCAATACTTTTAAATGGCATTGATTCCCAATGGCATGCTATAGCCATCTGATGTTTTTGGGCCAATGactttgttatatttttgaaatttgtgattgtgtttttgaaaaacctATGTTTGGCTTCGAATCTCATTGACCAAACATGTAGAATTGGACCTATTTTTCGAATTACTCTGGGGTAATGAATCATGAAGTGATGTTTAGGGATCATTCTGCGATGTGGGTAAAGCTCTTTGAAAAGTCGGTGATGGTCAACAATGAGATGCTTCAGACATACTGTCATTCCATCAGTAATAACTGGAGAAAATATAATGTTCATAATTTGCAACAGAAGCAACAAGAGTCTATAGTGGGCATTTCCTTCTCGTAAAACATCTCCAAATATCAAGGGCATATTCCGGATTAGGCAAAAAGTTTGAATGGCATTGAGACCAATTCCGTTTCCATTCTGCTCCAAGTTTATTCTGGTTGGACGATTTTTTCGCTCAACAAAGCCATAATTGTATGAGTATATTCGGTTACAAACATCTGTCTTGGATATGATTTTGTTGTCTGAGAGGTAAGCAAACAGCAACTTCAGCTCAAATTGCCCCACTCCTTCCAATATGTCATGCATAATGTCTACAGCATAATTTTCAGAAACATGAAAGTACTGTAGATCATTGAATAAACATTGTCGCTTAACTCCAAATGTGGATGGCAGTGTAGGATCTACCATGAGGTCATTGCAATGCTGATCATGCCGTGCTTTATTACGCAATGTTATTCTTGGATCATCATCCCTGAAAACCGTTTGTGAGGTCTGTTTGTCCACTAGACAAAAACGACAGAAAATGTTTGCACTGAATGATTCAACATACCCGAGTAATGAGTGCAATCCCAAATTGTCTCCAGTTACTTGTGCAATTGTTCCGTAAACTGGTTCATCAGAGAAAGGAACTTCAATTCCTGTACACTCAAGGATTTTCAGATCACGTACGAGGGGCTGTAAGATTAAATCAAATCCATACTTCTTCACATCCTCAGTATGAAAAAGGGCTAAaagatgaatattcataagagCAGAGTTAATCTTTGGAGATAGGTTTCGTAAAACAAAGTATATACTTCCAACCTTATGGATACCATGCTTGGATCCGAGAGGATTTGCCATTTCAAAATCATCGTAGAATATCTGTATTTGGAGAGAGTTTGGTTTTTCAGAGAAGAGGGGGTGGTCTCTAAAATAGTTACCATCACAGAAGTCTTTGTAAAACCCAGTTTTCTCACAAGGCTGCACAAAATGATCACAGATCTCTTGGTTGGTGAATATGATCTTCAAAGTTTGCAATAGAGGAATATAAACAAATTTGTCTGTTATGGGAACTTGATCATATGTGCCAGTAGTTCGATTCCTTCTAGCGTCATACCTCACTCCTAGGGCTACCTCTACAGGTTCTACAATACCCCATTTCtcactgaaatgttttttcctttttgcCTCAGTGTTTAGTTTGCTAAATGGATTTTCAAGGTTGTCAAAATAATCGTCAAACTTTGTTCTGATCTCCTCATCGTTAGAGAGTAATTTTACAACATCATCTTTAACATTTGAATGTAATTCCTCTACAAGTTCCTCCATATTTTCAACAACAGTCGTTATGACATTAGTAGCCACACCACAGCTTTGGAGATTTGCAATAAGGGATGCACACATTTCTTGGGTATGTTGCCTGGTCTCATTACAGCTTTGAGAATTCTCTGGTTGCTCTGGAATTAAATTAACATCATCAGCTACGTCAACTATGACGGGTTCGTTCTCAACTATGATGGGTTCGTTCTCAACTATGACGGGATTGTTCTCAATTATGACATGTTCGTTCTCAaattgatctagatttttagcgCGATGTTTGTTATGGAGATGTTTTCTAAAGCCTGAAAAAGTCCAAAATCTCTGGTGGCATCCAGCCTGGTCACACATTAACTGAAACTTCTTACCAGGATAAAAGGCATGGAAAACTTTGAGATGACGGATCAACATTTGAACGGTAACAAAACTAGACTTGCAAACAAAGCATCTGAACATCATAACTTTTTAGTTGAGGAGCTTAGCTCTTAGGTCCTTGACTCTGGGAGTTTCGTGAGAATGACCAACATCAATGTTGTAGATGGTGGTCTGCACAAATGTGTACATGCCATTTGAGGCCTGGTCATAGGAGATGCCGAAAACATAATGTGCTTTGAAAAGTTCATCAAAGGCTGACAGGGAAGACTTGCCCTTGCAGGGAAGGAGATCACCATCCAATGCAATGTAGAACTCGTGGATGTGCTTTCTTGTCGTCCCAACTGCCAGGATGTAGGGCTGCCTCCGCTGGTTTGGACCAGAGTGCTCCTGAAGGCTGCGACATGACTGTAAGATAACAATAAACTGAAATGAATCTACACTGAACATCACATTTTGATGGATAAGTCACACTCTGATAGAAACCTGTCTGTGACTTCCTAAAGTCACACTCTGATAGCACGAGCACAAGACTGCAGTCAAAAGAGGTGAACCCCACTCTCTATTTGCTATACTTCAAGGAGGCAAAACATAATTACCAGACTTAAAATTCTGTGGCGGTGGCATtgaaaagaaacaaattaataatcTGGGGGGTTACACAATTGCCTTTTGACAATGGCTATTGCCATTGGAGATTAGGACACACTGACCTTATGAAATTTGACTACATGGTCCACAGCTTCCCGGGTACTGATCTTTACAGCTCCCTTCTTTCCACTTGGAGGTGGTGGCAGTAGGTAGACCAGCAGTAGCAGTGAGGCCATGTCACTATCCCAACCTGAGAAGACAGAAGCACCTGCTTTAAGCATGATATACACCTGACCAAAACCTTTGATACTACATCAATATTAAAACTCAAAACTCTTTTCAATAACAATACTAGTTATGCAACTAACAATTTTTTTGATAATCTATTAACCTGTCAATTATTAATCAATTGGTTCGATTAAAAGGCCAATTTATCGAGGAAATTTTATTCTGCACAATGATCTCCTTCAAACATTGTGTCAATTGAAGCCTATGAAAACGATAGTAAATTAATTAGGGCTGTAtcagaatattcgaatattcgttcggtgggtggctgtcatgcgttttctcagatcggatataGCTCTCTCTGATTTATCAATATGAACAATGAacacataaatgtgtttttgaaaaaaggaTATGAATCCGAACTTCAAATCCCGCGCTATAGGCAGATGtaatggagtgcacgtcaccAGCAACAGATGCATGCATTTTACTGATCGTCAGCTAAAATTTCTAAGTCAAAGACCGCAATAAGAGAGCGGCAACAGCCCTGGTAAGATCATTTTGGTTCTTTACTTTTAATGAAGTTGATTGTGTGTTAAAGCATCTGCGACCCACTTTCACTTTGATTTACGATAGTTTGCACATTGGCTTGATGAATAGATGCTGATCTGCGGTGACGCGTGCTGTAAGCGTCGTCATACCTGGCTATAATATGATATAgcctaaaaagttatttttttagcatttttgggCGAAATACAATACTCTTATTTTAGAgcgattggatgaacggttctaAATGCAAGATAAATAATctaaatgcaaacagacagacgcatagagattcctgcctttattagagagaaaaatatgttcaGCCCCCTCCTTCCGAAGCTTCGAATATTCAATGTTAATTCCTGtcgaagcttcgaagctcaaaaaatggtattcggaccagccctaaaaTTAATCTACGTGGGCTTCAGTCAAGGGTTATAGAGCTTCCATTCCGACCGCTGTTTGATTGATGTACTGACTTGCGCTCATTCAGTGAAGTTTACGAAGACTCAATTACTGACAGGACTTTGTGTAAAATGCTGAGGAAAACACATCTTGAAACACATTAAACATCACACACATTTGTCACAGCATCTGGCAAGACAGGCCACATTAATACAATTACAAGTCAGTTTGAAGAACTTAATATAAAACATTCTCATGTTTTGTATTGTGCAATTTTCTCGCAGCAGCTAACTTTGCGACCTCTGCTCTGTTTTTCAGATGCGTTTTATGCATAGAAATGCGTTTTACACCATTGTGAAGTGACAATGAATTGATAATGAAATTCTTTCTTGATTATTTTTGATTatcgattagttgttgcagccctaaaaaatatattatttgtctaCACAATTATTTGTCATGGTAAATAAATTAAGTCGACATTTGAAAGATACACACCAGATCCAGTTAAATTATTTACCTGGGACCTCGTCATCCTCATCAGTGTTCTCCTCTGCAGACTGGATGAGATGGTCAAGCAGGGGTGTCTTGCTGATGTCCTTGGCTTGCCCTATTACTTTGTCCTTCAGGAAATCCCATTTCTCAAGGAGTTTTGATGAAGTCTCAGCTCCAAACAACAGGTCAAAGTCTTGCGCCACCTAAAGGGGAGGAAGCAAGCATATGTGTATTTGATGATGGTGGTAGTGGTAAGTGACCGTTTTCATCTTTGAACAGCTGTTCTTGacatttgcaaaaacataataaatgtgcttacaaaaaaaaaaaaaaaacttaccaggCCTTTTGTGTCAAGAAACCTTGGGAACACAGTAAGCACTGTGCTGCACTGCTCAGGATCATGGATCAACTTTTGCCTGTGCTGGAAGGTTTCTCTCATTTTCATGAAGATCTGTTCGTTGTCTGTGCTGTGTTTCAGTAGAGATATGGCCTCACGACACTGGTCTCCCTCCAACTGCTGCACTTTAGTCACTTCTCTCTCTAAGTTTGGTCCGCTGCTGCCTGTAGTTTGAGAGCTCCTTCTCCTACCCCCATTGGTACCGCCATTGCTGAGTTCTCGCTGTGTGTTTTTAATCTTCCAGGCAATGTAGCCCTCATTGCTGTCTATGTCAAAAAAGTGTTCCTAAAGACAGTATCAACAAAGatggaaatgtataaaaaaaaattgtttcagcaTGAATCAATAGAGATCTTTATAAAAGAAGTGTTAGACTTCTAAAATGCACCAGAacattattcatttgtttattaagaTTAACCTTACTTTTAAATATGTACTCACATAGCCTTTTTTGGAGTAGGGATCTTTTAGAGAGGGGAACAGTGTTACTATCCCCA contains:
- the LOC132096090 gene encoding uncharacterized protein LOC132096090, whose product is MYVLDDSGTEVDEEVFSDILEEKADILWTIVNVLSVSDSPIQSSCTDTLSLSSPSSDSDASLMSPKRQRIDDAFVMSPKSLHTDDSSSQAKELVKRILEQKPGGEKILAKYAMTGEMKDRARRDLVSIVVAEMFEKYGRAPPMDKRAQYALGIVTLFPSLKDPYSKKGYEHFFDIDSNEGYIAWKIKNTQRELSNGGTNGGRRRSSQTTGSSGPNLEREVTKVQQLEGDQCREAISLLKHSTDNEQIFMKMRETFQHRQKLIHDPEQCSTVLTVFPRFLDTKGLVAQDFDLLFGAETSSKLLEKWDFLKDKVIGQAKDISKTPLLDHLIQSAEENTDEDDEVPGWDSDMASLLLLVYLLPPPPSGKKGAVKISTREAVDHVVKFHKSCRSLQEHSGPNQRRQPYILAVGTTRKHIHEFYIALDGDLLPCKGKSSLSAFDELFKAHYVFGISYDQASNGMYTFVQTTIYNIDVGHSHETPRVKDLRAKLLN